In Methylacidiphilum infernorum V4, a single window of DNA contains:
- a CDS encoding small ribosomal subunit Rsm22 family protein encodes MEKEKGQRFLTKKRKAILERLRALFLSEIKLDRPYWETEEELALYEEIFGQRILWKWQSVLKELSLLRWQPPEGDLLDWGCGPGVAARSFCRWAQEKKFKVSSCFFWDRSPIAMEYAAALLRKEFPRIQARVVDRNRIPQKFILLISHLLGELNDQGLEELLEIAQRASAILWVEPGTKSISKKLGKLRESLKEKYWVVAPCLHQQKCGLIEDEKNWCHFFASVPREIFHDPFWGQTQDVMGIDLSSAAYSYLVMDSRQIHKPSAELFRIVGTIRRSKGYSSFWCCQATGELCLRKYLHRHNAWLSQPLKKGKAFSTLAKNLGEDPPLCIPLKSPEQSLESIKKGAFNPERPSGEDRVQV; translated from the coding sequence ATGGAGAAAGAGAAAGGACAAAGGTTTTTGACAAAGAAAAGGAAAGCCATCCTGGAACGATTAAGGGCCCTTTTTTTATCGGAGATCAAGCTGGACCGGCCCTACTGGGAAACCGAGGAAGAGTTGGCCCTTTATGAAGAAATTTTTGGACAAAGGATCCTGTGGAAATGGCAAAGTGTTTTAAAAGAACTTTCCTTGCTCCGTTGGCAGCCTCCTGAAGGGGACCTCCTCGATTGGGGTTGTGGACCGGGTGTTGCGGCAAGATCCTTTTGTCGTTGGGCCCAAGAAAAGAAATTCAAAGTGTCGTCCTGTTTTTTTTGGGATCGTTCCCCCATAGCCATGGAATATGCTGCGGCCCTTTTAAGAAAAGAGTTCCCCCGTATTCAAGCCCGCGTAGTCGATCGAAACCGGATTCCGCAAAAATTTATTCTTTTAATCAGCCACCTGCTCGGTGAACTCAACGATCAAGGGCTTGAAGAGCTCTTGGAAATCGCCCAAAGAGCCTCGGCTATACTCTGGGTCGAACCGGGAACGAAGAGCATTTCCAAAAAGCTTGGCAAGCTCAGGGAAAGTTTAAAAGAAAAGTACTGGGTGGTTGCCCCCTGCCTCCACCAGCAAAAGTGCGGTCTCATCGAAGATGAAAAAAACTGGTGCCATTTCTTCGCCTCGGTCCCGAGGGAAATCTTTCATGATCCTTTCTGGGGGCAAACCCAAGATGTCATGGGTATCGATCTCAGTTCGGCGGCTTATTCCTACCTGGTCATGGATTCCCGGCAAATCCATAAACCTTCGGCTGAGCTGTTCAGGATCGTGGGAACGATACGCCGCTCTAAGGGCTACAGCAGTTTTTGGTGTTGCCAGGCTACCGGGGAGCTTTGCCTAAGAAAATATCTCCACCGGCATAATGCTTGGCTGTCTCAACCCCTTAAAAAGGGAAAGGCGTTTTCCACTCTTGCCAAAAACCTTGGGGAGGATCCTCCCCTCTGTATTCCCTTGAAATCCCCGGAACAAAGCTTAGAATCTATAAAGAAGGGTGCCTTCAACCCAGAAAGGCCATCCGGGGAAGATCGTGTCCAAGTTTAA
- a CDS encoding TonB-dependent receptor produces MKRCFFFKLFCGVVLALNYFLLPSFSPAQQGGASYQDPVLSPGSIIEGSNESGTVPLQEAPKLKKSTQNDDPPPPTTTISQVNVYAQPNNMQPTSSDIESVYGIPMNVMDTPRTVTPVNNKLMYTSGVNALGGMMNPMALLTVNPTTFGSVMDFMTDAPYVLGTQAVPYVNGIELSLTNIMMGNAGLPWNWNMIESFDILEGPANAVYGQTQGSNGIVNYVTKQPYFDKFRGYVYDTTGMYENYIWGLDIGAPINDKLAYRFSYMGVESGSWWQYVHNDEQDFYAALSARPIENYTADWYFNMEFADASPLGYSGFNRPSNQLFWNDLYYKGFLPPSQINSFPPTYPNGVPIPYPQFPGAGLEPANMRAMLIPPFASQTGYQGMTQLIQRAHIADGFDIVNNTLVWYTRHRAIQPAYFYDEAVMGDYEVDNRTEIRLQFDTPLGGGAERKFRWGKGEPKADEGGLTFSHYIDTGFEWHYQRNVDYVSTNFLNIPNEFDIMNENPLLWDARLTPAWQALVAQQVEIPVPGMPGYYFEPGNGITGTTDSQYWAFAPFMQWNIQFHPKFSLLMGARETTYVVDAVTPQGTPLDQFAQFRTTSIAPLFNVSPVYKPFPWMTVYFNYNWLYTTAAADMGGFAPVFTDNNMRLLEQYIEGGVKFNLYHNKLYLTAAGIRSRLDEGYVALPPVVTHMTAFQFNMNYQPTRHFWSRAGFAYMRGTSNFTNLPFGPPETQSYSTGYAFRHDLPLDDNGMFGYGYQPGIWPWAAFPQLVANAMVSYTFDNGFGITLSGTWMSATPIFWDYTAWIPSQDYANLQLFYQNKHWQVNLYIWNVFNSHYWIPYAAAAGASPDSASNSDWVVPGQAFWIQGTVAYRF; encoded by the coding sequence ATGAAAAGATGTTTTTTCTTTAAGCTTTTTTGCGGGGTTGTGCTCGCTTTGAATTATTTTTTATTGCCTTCTTTTTCCCCTGCTCAACAAGGAGGAGCAAGCTACCAAGATCCTGTTCTCTCTCCGGGTTCTATCATAGAGGGAAGTAACGAGAGTGGAACCGTTCCTCTGCAGGAAGCTCCCAAGTTAAAGAAGTCGACCCAAAACGATGATCCTCCACCTCCCACGACGACCATATCCCAGGTCAACGTTTATGCCCAACCCAACAACATGCAGCCGACTTCATCGGACATCGAATCGGTCTACGGGATCCCCATGAACGTGATGGACACCCCCCGGACGGTAACCCCGGTGAACAACAAGCTGATGTATACCAGTGGGGTCAATGCCCTGGGGGGCATGATGAATCCCATGGCCCTACTCACGGTCAATCCCACGACCTTTGGATCGGTCATGGATTTTATGACAGATGCCCCTTACGTCCTGGGCACCCAAGCCGTTCCTTACGTCAACGGCATCGAGCTTTCATTGACCAACATCATGATGGGTAATGCGGGGCTTCCCTGGAATTGGAACATGATCGAGTCCTTCGATATTTTGGAAGGACCGGCCAACGCGGTATACGGGCAGACCCAAGGTTCCAACGGCATCGTCAATTATGTGACCAAGCAGCCCTATTTTGATAAGTTTAGGGGTTATGTCTACGATACGACCGGCATGTACGAGAATTACATCTGGGGACTCGATATCGGTGCGCCCATCAATGACAAGCTTGCCTACCGGTTTAGCTACATGGGAGTGGAGAGTGGAAGCTGGTGGCAATACGTCCATAACGATGAGCAGGATTTTTATGCCGCCTTAAGCGCTAGGCCCATAGAGAATTATACCGCCGATTGGTATTTTAACATGGAATTTGCCGATGCTTCTCCCCTTGGCTATAGTGGATTCAATAGACCATCCAATCAACTTTTTTGGAATGATCTTTATTATAAGGGTTTTCTTCCCCCCTCGCAGATCAATAGCTTTCCTCCCACATATCCTAACGGAGTGCCCATTCCCTATCCCCAGTTTCCGGGAGCAGGATTAGAACCCGCGAACATGAGAGCCATGCTCATCCCTCCCTTTGCCTCCCAGACCGGCTATCAAGGGATGACCCAACTGATCCAAAGGGCCCACATTGCCGACGGGTTCGATATCGTGAACAATACCCTTGTGTGGTATACCCGGCATAGGGCTATTCAACCGGCCTATTTTTACGACGAGGCGGTCATGGGGGATTACGAGGTCGATAACAGGACAGAGATCCGCCTCCAGTTTGATACTCCCCTGGGGGGTGGTGCGGAAAGGAAGTTTCGGTGGGGCAAGGGAGAACCCAAGGCGGACGAAGGGGGGTTGACCTTTTCCCATTACATCGATACGGGTTTTGAATGGCATTACCAAAGGAACGTGGATTACGTTTCGACCAATTTTCTTAACATTCCCAACGAGTTTGACATCATGAACGAAAATCCCCTTTTGTGGGATGCCCGGCTTACCCCCGCCTGGCAAGCTCTTGTTGCTCAACAGGTTGAAATCCCCGTGCCCGGCATGCCCGGCTATTATTTCGAACCGGGCAACGGCATTACAGGAACGACGGACTCTCAATACTGGGCTTTTGCCCCTTTCATGCAATGGAACATCCAGTTCCACCCCAAATTTAGCCTTCTGATGGGAGCCCGGGAGACCACCTATGTCGTCGATGCGGTGACTCCACAGGGAACCCCTCTTGACCAGTTTGCCCAGTTCCGCACTACCTCTATTGCCCCCCTTTTTAACGTGAGCCCCGTCTACAAGCCTTTCCCTTGGATGACGGTGTATTTTAATTACAACTGGCTTTATACAACGGCGGCTGCGGACATGGGAGGGTTTGCCCCCGTTTTTACGGACAATAACATGAGACTCTTAGAACAGTACATCGAGGGAGGGGTTAAGTTTAACCTCTACCATAACAAGCTCTATCTTACCGCTGCAGGTATTCGCAGCCGGCTCGATGAAGGTTACGTGGCTTTGCCTCCTGTTGTCACCCACATGACCGCTTTCCAGTTTAACATGAATTACCAACCTACTCGGCACTTTTGGTCGAGGGCGGGCTTTGCCTACATGAGGGGAACTTCCAATTTTACCAACCTTCCCTTTGGGCCTCCTGAAACCCAGTCCTATTCCACGGGCTACGCCTTCAGGCATGACCTGCCCCTGGATGACAACGGGATGTTTGGCTATGGCTACCAGCCCGGGATATGGCCATGGGCAGCCTTCCCTCAATTGGTAGCCAACGCGATGGTCAGTTATACCTTTGACAACGGCTTTGGCATAACCCTCAGCGGGACCTGGATGTCGGCTACCCCTATATTTTGGGATTACACGGCTTGGATCCCCTCCCAGGATTACGCCAACCTCCAGCTTTTTTACCAGAACAAGCATTGGCAAGTCAACCTCTACATATGGAACGTTTTCAATAGCCATTACTGGATACCCTACGCGGCCGCGGCCGGGGCTTCCCCTGATTCGGCTTCTAACTCCGACTGGGTGGTTCCCGGGCAAGCTTTCTGGATACAAGGTACGGTTGCCTATAGATTCTAA
- a CDS encoding phytoene desaturase family protein has protein sequence MDGPDRFRVLPTHSFDVIVIGAGTGGLTAAALLSQRAKRVLVLDQHSVPGGNATVFSRKAYRFDVGLHYLGGCHPNGLIPRILRAAGAEPVIFEEMDPDGYDILIFPDFVFRVPKGIEVFRERLQKTFPEERRGIDRYCVLLRSLEQILREPAHPVKTPWILLRSPLLLCWANRSFGDFLQSCTTNPRLQAVLAGQHGNYALPPSRASLLVGAGIAEHYLEGAYFPRGGGQVISDRLASAIEAAGGKILLKSLVQQILVHNGRAVGVRFESPYLGFQEVQARYILSNADIKETFLRLVPDGVLRLQTKERARHWEMAPALFVTYLGVRREALGNRLTRSNYWIHSSYDHEIQYRQAARGEFPEAPSVYVSIASLKDPMDDAHAPKGIVNLQLMAVAPSQPEAWGLSAEEMHGSLYRRNTLYRKHKEAFGKRLIELSRAVFPRLHEEIVYQEFATPLTHSRYTLSTGGTGYGIAATPKQFLFGRPEAKTELPGLLLCGASCRTAHGIAGVMMSGLRAASVILGPRLITETLGKANTISSS, from the coding sequence ATGGACGGTCCCGATCGGTTCCGCGTTCTCCCGACCCATTCCTTCGATGTCATCGTCATCGGTGCCGGAACCGGCGGGCTGACCGCAGCGGCCCTGCTCTCTCAAAGAGCAAAACGTGTGCTTGTGCTCGACCAGCACTCGGTCCCCGGTGGGAATGCCACGGTCTTTTCGCGAAAGGCATACCGGTTCGACGTGGGTCTCCACTACCTCGGAGGGTGCCATCCCAATGGCCTTATCCCCCGCATCCTCCGGGCGGCGGGTGCAGAACCCGTCATCTTCGAAGAGATGGATCCCGACGGCTACGACATTCTCATTTTCCCCGACTTCGTTTTCCGGGTTCCAAAGGGAATCGAGGTTTTTCGGGAACGGCTGCAAAAAACCTTTCCCGAAGAACGGCGGGGGATTGACCGCTATTGTGTTCTCCTCCGCTCACTCGAGCAAATCCTCCGTGAACCAGCTCATCCGGTCAAAACCCCCTGGATTCTTTTGCGCTCTCCGCTCCTCCTTTGCTGGGCCAACCGTTCGTTCGGCGACTTCCTTCAAAGCTGTACGACCAATCCCCGGTTGCAGGCCGTCCTTGCCGGTCAACATGGCAACTACGCGCTTCCACCCAGCCGTGCCTCCCTCCTCGTCGGTGCGGGAATCGCCGAGCACTACCTCGAGGGAGCCTACTTTCCCCGCGGCGGGGGCCAAGTCATTTCGGACCGGTTGGCTTCGGCAATCGAGGCGGCGGGCGGGAAAATCCTCCTCAAGAGCCTCGTCCAACAGATCCTGGTGCACAATGGAAGGGCCGTCGGGGTCCGATTCGAAAGCCCTTACCTGGGTTTCCAAGAGGTTCAGGCTCGGTATATTCTTTCCAACGCCGACATCAAGGAAACCTTTTTAAGACTGGTTCCCGATGGTGTCCTCCGCTTACAGACAAAGGAACGAGCCCGCCACTGGGAGATGGCGCCGGCCCTCTTCGTCACCTATCTTGGGGTACGTCGCGAAGCCTTGGGAAACCGACTGACCAGGTCAAACTACTGGATCCATTCGAGTTACGATCACGAGATCCAGTATCGCCAAGCAGCCCGGGGAGAGTTCCCGGAGGCCCCGTCGGTTTACGTCTCGATCGCCTCGCTCAAGGATCCGATGGACGATGCCCATGCACCCAAAGGGATCGTCAACCTCCAGCTCATGGCGGTTGCCCCAAGCCAACCCGAAGCATGGGGACTCTCCGCGGAGGAAATGCATGGTAGCCTTTACCGAAGGAATACCCTCTACCGGAAGCACAAGGAAGCCTTCGGCAAGAGACTCATTGAACTCTCGCGTGCCGTTTTTCCCCGCTTGCATGAGGAGATCGTCTACCAAGAATTCGCAACTCCTCTCACCCATAGCCGCTATACCCTTTCCACGGGGGGAACAGGCTACGGGATCGCTGCCACGCCCAAGCAGTTCTTGTTCGGTCGGCCGGAAGCGAAGACGGAGCTGCCCGGCCTTCTGCTTTGTGGAGCAAGCTGCCGGACGGCGCACGGCATTGCGGGAGTCATGATGTCGGGCTTAAGGGCCGCCTCGGTCATTCTCGGCCCTCGCCTTATCACAGAAACGCTGGGCAAGGCCAACACGATCTCATCTTCCTGA
- a CDS encoding sialidase family protein produces the protein MELVRVFFLAWSLTCSLLFFGWPDASASQGKPNSFQPRHAEVTGTTGLDVYRDGKSIHLLLEEELSGQLPRLLYCRSADGGRSFSLPVYLPTNFTPVAGHRGADPQIAALGKKITIAWTGHGSGYMGRGKIGIAYSLDGGKSWFSGKNPADDNDSNGGHGFLDLCFDPGGRCHLVWLDERDGRVGLRAAFSDDGGKRWSANRTIDPETCTCCPNTILNVGSTLFVLYRMAHPRDTGLAVSFDRGEGWRRVGPLGDFHWEFLGCPHWGAGMAALSSGQKVILCAAVQTGKPERSGLYFLKSTDLGWNWSAPLVLAGPRGRFVDLAAAGQTLCAAWEDSGPSSSRVVASLSVDGGNSWSPPKAVSKDGTWATHPRVVGTEDGFLLLWTESRDLIQYRWNAARIDLR, from the coding sequence ATGGAGCTGGTAAGGGTTTTCTTTCTTGCTTGGAGCTTGACTTGTTCCTTGCTTTTTTTCGGTTGGCCGGATGCTTCTGCTTCCCAAGGCAAACCCAACTCCTTCCAACCTCGCCATGCGGAAGTGACGGGAACGACGGGATTGGACGTTTACCGGGATGGGAAGAGCATCCACCTTCTCCTTGAAGAGGAACTCTCGGGCCAACTCCCAAGGCTTCTTTACTGTAGGTCGGCTGATGGGGGAAGAAGCTTTTCTCTGCCGGTTTACCTGCCTACAAACTTTACGCCTGTCGCCGGGCACCGGGGTGCCGATCCCCAGATCGCCGCCCTGGGAAAGAAGATCACTATCGCTTGGACCGGTCATGGGAGTGGCTACATGGGCAGGGGGAAGATCGGGATAGCCTATTCCCTCGACGGGGGGAAGAGTTGGTTTAGCGGGAAAAATCCCGCGGATGACAACGATTCCAACGGGGGGCATGGATTTCTTGATCTGTGTTTTGACCCCGGGGGCAGGTGTCATCTCGTTTGGCTTGATGAACGGGATGGCCGGGTTGGTCTCCGTGCCGCTTTTTCGGATGATGGGGGAAAGAGATGGTCGGCGAACCGAACGATTGATCCCGAAACCTGCACCTGCTGTCCCAATACCATTTTGAACGTCGGCTCGACTCTTTTTGTGCTTTACCGGATGGCCCATCCCCGCGATACGGGCCTTGCGGTTTCCTTCGATCGAGGGGAAGGTTGGAGAAGAGTGGGCCCCCTTGGAGATTTTCACTGGGAATTTTTGGGTTGTCCCCACTGGGGTGCGGGGATGGCGGCTCTTTCCTCGGGTCAAAAGGTTATCCTGTGTGCCGCGGTGCAGACGGGAAAGCCGGAGCGGTCGGGGCTCTACTTCTTAAAAAGTACCGATCTTGGGTGGAACTGGAGTGCTCCTTTAGTTCTTGCCGGACCCAGGGGGAGATTTGTGGATCTAGCCGCCGCGGGTCAAACCCTTTGCGCTGCCTGGGAAGACTCCGGCCCGAGCTCCTCCCGTGTCGTGGCCAGCCTTTCGGTTGACGGGGGGAATTCCTGGAGTCCTCCCAAGGCCGTCTCCAAGGATGGGACTTGGGCGACCCATCCGCGGGTTGTCGGGACGGAAGACGGATTCCTCCTCCTTTGGACCGAAAGCCGGGATTTGATCCAATACCGGTGGAACGCAGCCCGAATCGATCTTCGGTGA
- a CDS encoding TonB-dependent receptor family protein, with protein sequence MTIQKKFASCQLCLSEKGRILPRIHFLQFLLVLLVLGESPAFPGGVPSTTQEISSPGKGSGQSGQDSSLKKPGSIQDPSEPSVAQDNQSVGSSAPSSDVPLDTTQIAEITVEATHETSLVVPSEAKAKEEMEEVPGPTNFIPASSYRKGRVQGMRDALLNQPGLYIQEAWGEPNDYRLSIRGTGLNSPTWTLPGILVLQDGLPWTMADGQMLAFSNIDPLAMQYVQVWRGADALRFGAVDRGGAINFTSYTGYTAPKALALFEIGSYGFWQGQLASGQVMGKADVYASLSDVAVEGFRAHSAMNDLRLNVNLGYRISPSVENRVYFAYVNQREKLTSTLTLDQMFANPTFCSPSFSLMDLRRYFDLVRVADRAAVQVDPDTTLILGAVWDNTQLWHPIFQFLHASYNDFALPIQLTGKSTLFGLPETHIIGILPQGLFAAETVYAMHFPSPAQGAFLGSSNFIATNVPLYMQESLELTKKLWLIAGMQLDYSLRSAETYNQVPLGPHGPQAFQNNSSSRDYYGINPKLGLLYQPIKEVQFYTNFTRVFEPPNFYELIPAASIIPRGQSMFPLQAETGTGIDVGTRGSWKRIQWDVAFYQYWMDDQILLYYPAAVIAQISNPSAISSPFVAFPFNGSPTVLQGVETGFTFILGERLLPQFLGDYKEPDRLVLNVNFMYSNFRFANDPVYDHNRLPLFPVNYLQAQLLYQHPSGFYIGPNVESSVTPYPVDYADTLYVPSWAILGFRLGYVSAHGWSVYFDARNITNEIYAATATPVTNAMLSGGPSAQAVFYPGLLQAFYGGFQWSW encoded by the coding sequence ATGACCATTCAAAAAAAATTTGCCTCATGTCAACTTTGCTTAAGCGAAAAAGGGAGAATCCTTCCCCGGATTCACTTTCTTCAATTCCTACTTGTTCTTTTAGTACTTGGAGAAAGCCCGGCCTTTCCGGGTGGGGTTCCAAGCACTACCCAAGAAATTTCATCTCCGGGAAAGGGATCCGGCCAATCGGGCCAAGATAGTTCTTTAAAGAAGCCTGGAAGTATCCAGGACCCGAGTGAACCTTCTGTGGCACAGGATAACCAAAGTGTCGGCAGTTCCGCTCCTTCCTCGGACGTTCCTCTAGACACTACCCAGATCGCAGAAATCACGGTCGAGGCTACCCACGAAACTTCGCTTGTCGTTCCTTCGGAAGCCAAGGCCAAGGAGGAGATGGAAGAGGTGCCGGGGCCTACCAATTTCATTCCCGCAAGCAGTTACCGCAAGGGCCGGGTCCAAGGGATGCGGGATGCCCTCCTCAACCAGCCGGGTCTCTACATCCAGGAAGCATGGGGAGAACCCAACGATTACCGCCTTTCGATCCGGGGAACCGGGCTCAATTCGCCGACTTGGACCCTGCCTGGGATCCTCGTCCTTCAAGATGGCCTACCCTGGACCATGGCTGACGGCCAGATGCTCGCTTTCTCGAACATCGACCCGCTGGCGATGCAATATGTCCAGGTGTGGCGTGGAGCCGACGCCCTCAGGTTCGGGGCTGTTGATCGCGGGGGAGCCATCAACTTTACCTCCTACACGGGCTATACCGCTCCGAAGGCCCTCGCCCTCTTTGAGATTGGCAGTTACGGTTTTTGGCAGGGCCAGCTTGCCTCGGGACAGGTGATGGGGAAGGCCGATGTTTACGCTTCTCTTTCCGATGTTGCCGTCGAGGGTTTCCGGGCCCACTCCGCGATGAACGACCTTCGGCTGAACGTCAACTTGGGCTACCGGATCAGTCCAAGCGTGGAAAACCGGGTTTATTTTGCTTACGTGAACCAGCGCGAGAAGCTGACCAGTACCCTTACCCTGGACCAGATGTTTGCCAACCCCACCTTCTGCTCGCCCTCCTTCTCCCTCATGGACCTTCGCCGCTACTTTGACCTGGTCCGCGTCGCCGACCGGGCGGCCGTCCAGGTCGATCCCGATACGACGCTTATCCTGGGAGCCGTCTGGGATAATACACAGCTTTGGCACCCGATCTTTCAATTCCTTCATGCAAGCTACAACGACTTTGCCTTGCCCATCCAGTTGACCGGCAAATCGACCCTTTTCGGCCTCCCCGAGACGCATATCATCGGGATTCTCCCGCAGGGGCTGTTTGCTGCAGAAACTGTATATGCCATGCATTTTCCTTCACCGGCCCAAGGGGCTTTCCTGGGAAGCTCCAACTTTATCGCCACCAACGTTCCCCTCTACATGCAGGAAAGCCTCGAGCTGACGAAAAAGCTTTGGCTTATAGCCGGGATGCAGCTCGACTACTCCCTGCGCAGTGCCGAAACATACAACCAGGTCCCCCTCGGTCCACACGGTCCCCAAGCTTTCCAAAACAACTCCTCGAGCCGCGACTACTACGGGATCAATCCCAAGCTTGGCCTGCTTTACCAGCCGATTAAGGAAGTGCAGTTCTATACCAACTTTACCCGAGTCTTTGAGCCCCCGAACTTTTACGAGTTGATCCCTGCGGCTTCGATTATCCCAAGGGGTCAATCGATGTTTCCTCTCCAAGCCGAAACCGGCACCGGTATTGACGTGGGAACCCGGGGTTCCTGGAAGAGGATCCAGTGGGATGTCGCCTTTTATCAATACTGGATGGACGACCAGATTCTCCTTTACTACCCGGCTGCCGTGATCGCCCAAATAAGTAACCCCTCTGCGATAAGCTCTCCCTTCGTGGCCTTTCCTTTCAACGGTTCTCCCACGGTACTCCAAGGGGTGGAGACGGGCTTTACATTTATCCTGGGCGAAAGGCTTCTTCCCCAGTTCCTCGGGGATTACAAGGAACCGGACAGGCTCGTTTTGAATGTCAACTTCATGTACAGCAACTTCCGTTTTGCCAACGATCCTGTCTACGATCACAATAGGCTTCCCCTGTTTCCGGTAAACTACCTGCAAGCCCAACTGCTCTACCAACATCCATCGGGGTTTTACATCGGCCCAAACGTCGAATCGTCGGTTACGCCTTACCCGGTCGATTATGCCGATACCCTGTATGTTCCCTCCTGGGCGATTCTTGGATTTCGGCTTGGTTACGTATCGGCCCACGGCTGGTCGGTATATTTCGATGCCCGGAACATCACCAACGAGATTTACGCGGCAACGGCTACTCCCGTGACCAACGCGATGCTTTCCGGGGGTCCCTCGGCGCAGGCTGTTTTTTATCCCGGTCTTTTGCAAGCTTTTTACGGGGGGTTCCAATGGAGCTGGTAA